The Corynebacterium auriscanis genome includes the window CATCGCGGGCGGCGCTGAGTAATGGTGTGGGATAGGGATCATAGATCACGTCCACGATGGCATGCGCCGTCAGCAGGGCGGGAACAAGGGGCTCGGCAGCCTCGGCGGGCACTGTGGAGATCACCACGCTGGAGCCGCGGACCGTGGCCTCTAGGGCTACATCATCAAAGCGTGCCCAAGTGAATTCCATCCCCAGGCCCTCGACGAGAGATTGCAAGTTCAGAGCACGCTCAGAACGCGCCAGGACGGTGATGCTGCGCACGCCCGCCGCCGCCAGGGCTGCTACTGCCGGGCGCGCGGTGCCACCATTGCCAATGACCACCGCAGAAGTTCCGGGCAGATCCGGGGCCCCGGTGGCGGTTACGTGTTCCAGACAGCGTGACACACCATCGACATCGGTGTTGTCCGCCAACCACTGCACGCGGGGTTCCGCGGAAGACGTCGTGGCGGATACAAGAGCCTGGGCCGGGGTCTGGTCGAACGGCTGGTCCGCGAACCCAATTGCCCCTTGGTCTAATACCTGGTCCCCCGCTAGGTTCGGCGGCTGGCCTGGTGCCTGCATTGCTGGCTGAACTGGCGCGCCATCAATTAAACGTGGAACCAGGGTGTTAGCGGAACCAATTCTCAAGGCCCGCTCGGTCGCCATATCGGCAAGTTCAAGCGCGGCTTGTTTGCCCGGCATAGTGACCGAAAACCCCCTAATCCCCGGCACATTCTGCGCTGCCTTCATCACACGGCGGATTTCCTTGGCTTCACCCGCTTCCACGCGGTAATAGGACATATCGTCCAACCCCACCGCACGGTAACCGGCGGTGTGCAACTGCGGGGACAGCGAATGGGCAATGGGGCGGCCCAGTACCGCGCACCGCGGGTTTGCCAACCCCAAGAATTCATCAACTGTGAGGAAGCCGCTATCCGGAAGCTCGTTCGTACTCATTTACCGTCCAGAGTCCAGAACACCGTTGGAGCGAGATTGTTCGATAGCCTTTTCGTGCTCACTGAATTCGCGGTTAAAGACGGTGGTGCCGTCCTTGTCGATCGTCACGAAATACAGCCAGTCGCCCATGGCTGGGTTCTCGATCGCATGCAGTGCCTTGAGACCCGGGGATGCGATCGGAGTATCGGGCAGGCCTTGCTTCGCGTAGGTATTCCATGGGGTAACGCGCTTACGGTCGCTGTCAGTCGTGGCGACCTCCTGCTCGGAAAGAGAGTAGTTAACCGTAGAGTCGAACTCCAGCTTCTGATCGATCTTCAGGCGGTTGAGGATGACACGCCCCACCTTGTCGAAGTCGTTAGCTGGGGCCTCGCGCTCAATCAAGGACGCGGCCGTGACCATCTCGTAGGGGGTCAGCCCAATCTTGCCCGCAGCAGAAACCAACCCGGTGTTCTCGTATTGCTCCGCTGAGGAATCCAACAGCGTGCGCATGATGGTAATTGGATCACTGGTGGGATTGAACAAGTGAATTCCCGGAGCAACGAGGCCTTCAATTCGTTTAGGATCATCACCTCGGCGGCTCACGGGCTCACGCGCCCACTCCGGAACCCCGAGGTCTGCGGGGGACGTCTGGGACACCGCCTCGCGCAGCTTTTCCTTACTAATGCAGGTGTTTTCATCCTGGCACGTCTGCTTAGAGACCAAGGTGTAGATGCCTTCGCGGGTTTTGCCACCGACGACGGTGACATCCTCGAGGGTCAAACCGGTTGGGATATCTACCACACCGCGTCGATTCTTGTCATCGGACAGCTTCTCCAAAGCGGACTTCGCCGACATTTCCTCTTGAAGAGGGTAGTAACCAGCTTGTAGTGTTGGAGCTTCCTTGGAGACTTCGGCCATCAAAGCGCGGCGGGAGCCAACGACGTTCTTTTCAACAAGCTCGGGAACCAATGACGCGACCGAGTCGCCTTCGTCCACGCGGACCATCACGATTCGCCCGTTTCCCGTACCCGCGTAGTCTCGGGTACCGACAACCTCACGCTGGTACCAGATGTATCCCAGTGTGCCGACAAGCAAGAGCACAAGCGCTATCGATAAGGCACCGGCCCATTGCCGACGGCGCCTGTACTTCGGTTGCATCCGTTGCTTCCCTTTCCTCGCAGTCAGGTCCTCTACCACGTCATAAGAATGGTAGAGCCTATTGTTACATGACAAACAGTCAAATTCGG containing:
- the mltG gene encoding endolytic transglycosylase MltG: MQPKYRRRRQWAGALSIALVLLLVGTLGYIWYQREVVGTRDYAGTGNGRIVMVRVDEGDSVASLVPELVEKNVVGSRRALMAEVSKEAPTLQAGYYPLQEEMSAKSALEKLSDDKNRRGVVDIPTGLTLEDVTVVGGKTREGIYTLVSKQTCQDENTCISKEKLREAVSQTSPADLGVPEWAREPVSRRGDDPKRIEGLVAPGIHLFNPTSDPITIMRTLLDSSAEQYENTGLVSAAGKIGLTPYEMVTAASLIEREAPANDFDKVGRVILNRLKIDQKLEFDSTVNYSLSEQEVATTDSDRKRVTPWNTYAKQGLPDTPIASPGLKALHAIENPAMGDWLYFVTIDKDGTTVFNREFSEHEKAIEQSRSNGVLDSGR
- a CDS encoding shikimate dehydrogenase family protein produces the protein MSTNELPDSGFLTVDEFLGLANPRCAVLGRPIAHSLSPQLHTAGYRAVGLDDMSYYRVEAGEAKEIRRVMKAAQNVPGIRGFSVTMPGKQAALELADMATERALRIGSANTLVPRLIDGAPVQPAMQAPGQPPNLAGDQVLDQGAIGFADQPFDQTPAQALVSATTSSAEPRVQWLADNTDVDGVSRCLEHVTATGAPDLPGTSAVVIGNGGTARPAVAALAAAGVRSITVLARSERALNLQSLVEGLGMEFTWARFDDVALEATVRGSSVVISTVPAEAAEPLVPALLTAHAIVDVIYDPYPTPLLSAARDAGLPHADGLRMLAGQAEEQFRLFTGHTSPAGLMLETVLHLRVQ